One region of Colius striatus isolate bColStr4 chromosome 4, bColStr4.1.hap1, whole genome shotgun sequence genomic DNA includes:
- the LOC104554884 gene encoding MARVEL domain-containing protein 3-like, protein MQGVLKFVEITVNLLVLICVGAAQASVAGFTSLGGLATGSFGLNSAYSPFEGTELKEVRELDMQFTQMRAPCVYGGVAFSLTAAVLTLFFLVVGAKPIQRLRVRLLVGECVFNVLAGAAYVAAIGLYLHFVRQVNATEVCARRERLYARRGYTSMSCTVQGGDAAVGLFGVAAACLYFGSFVVCILAIRTVRAFRRQAAEPQRSPKSSVGDRSGRNHPAIPRNSESSHNVQALATLV, encoded by the coding sequence GTGTTTTGAAGTTTGTGGAAATCACAGTTAACCTGCTGGTGCTGATCTGCGTGGGCGCTGCCCAGGCTTCTGTCGCAGGCTTCACCTCCCTCGGCGGCTTGGCCACCGGATCCTTTGGCCTGAATTCAGCCTACAGCCCCTTCGAGGGCACGGAGCTGAAGGAGGTGAGGGAGCTGGACATGCAGTTCACTCAGATGAGAGCCCCTTGCGTGTACGGCGGAGTCGCCTTCAGCTTAACCGCAGCCGTACTTACCCTCTTCTTCCTCGTCGTGGGGGCGAAGCCCATCCAGCGGCTCAGGGTGAGGCTGCTGGTGGGTGAGTGCGTCTTCAACGTGCTGGCAGGCGCTGCCTACGTGGCGGCCATTGGCCTGTACCTGCACTTTGTCAGGCAGGTGAACGCCACGGAGGTGTGCGCACGGCGGGAGCGGCTGTACGCACGCCGCGGCTACACCTCCATGAGCTGCACCGTGCAGGGCGGCGATGCTGCCGTCGGCCTCTTCGGGGTGGCCGCTGCCTGCTTGTACTTCGGCAGCTTCGTGGTCTGCATCCTCGCCATCCGGACCGTCCGGGCCTTCCGGCGCCAGGCGGCTGAGCCTCAGCGCAGCCCCAAAAGCAGCGTTGGAGACAGGAGCGGCAGAAACCACCCTGCTATCCCCAGGAACTCTGAAAGCTCCCACAATGTCCAGGCTCTCGCCACCTTAGTGTGA